Proteins encoded in a region of the Prunus persica cultivar Lovell chromosome G4, Prunus_persica_NCBIv2, whole genome shotgun sequence genome:
- the LOC18780285 gene encoding cytochrome P450 CYP736A12 yields the protein MVWIWATIGLLVLVHILQAWWKNKKRLPPGPRGFPVFGSLHLLGDLPHRDLHRLAQKYGDIMHMRLGLVPTIVVSSPQAAELFLKTHDLVFATRPPHEGAKHLSFGQRNLSFVEYGSYWRDIRKMCTLELLSNHKINSFKSMRKEEVALFIESIQEAANNGHVAIDLSDRVSSLSVDMSCRMVLGKKYRDEELDERGFKSLIKEGMQLAAAPNLGDYIPCIAQLDLQGFTKRMKAINKAFDNFFEKIIDEHLQSKDEYRTKDFVDVMVGIMGSAESQYRIERSNIKAIILDMLVASMDTSSTTIEWVLSELMRHPHVMKKVRKELEDVVGLERMVEESDLEKLEYLDIVVKETLRLHPVAPLLIPHAAIEDCTVNGFHIPKASRVIINVWSIGRDPSAWTDAEKFIPERFVGSNIDVRGNHFELIPFGSGRRRCPGIQLRLTMVQLMVAQLVHCFDWELPNSMLPNELDMSEEFGLTVPRAKHLLAIPSYRLHK from the exons ATGGTTTGGATTTGGGCAACAATTGGGTTGCTTGTACTTGTTCATATCCTCCAAGCATGgtggaagaacaagaagaggtTACCTCCTGGTCCAAGAGGTTTTCCTGTTTTTGGAAGCCTCCACTTGCTAGGAGACCTCCCTCACCGGGATCTTCATCGATTAGCCCAAAAATACGGCGACATCATGCATATGCGGTTAGGTCTTGTTCCCACCATTGTGGTCTCTTCCCCGCAGGCTGCCGAGCTGTTCCTCAAAACACACGACCTTGTTTTTGCAACTAGGCCACCTCATGAAGGTGCAAAGCATCTCTCTTTTGGGCAAAGGAACTTAAGCTTTGTAGAGTATGGCTCCTATTGGCGCGATATCCGAAAGATGTGCACCCTTGAGTTACTTAGCAACCACAAAATCAATTCCTTCAAGTCTATGAGGAAAGAAGAGGTTGCTCTCTTTATTGAGTCTATCCAAGAGGCTGCCAATAATGGACATGTTGCTATTGATCTAAGTGACAGAGTCTCATCTCTCAGCGTGGATATGAGCTGCCGGATGGTGTTGGGGAAGAAGTACAGGGATGAGGAGCTTGATGAGAGGGGTTTCAAGTCTCTGATCAAAGAGGGTATGCAATTAGCAGCTGCCCCTAACTTGGGTGATTATATCCCTTGTATTGCTCAACTTGACCTCCAAGGGTTCACAAAGCGCATGAAGGCAATTAACAAGGCGTTTGATAACTTTTTTGAGAAGATCATTGATGAGCATCTTCAATCTAAGGATGAATACCGAACTAAGGACTTTGTTGATGTCATGGTGGGCATCATGGGGTCTGCAGAATCTCAATACCGTATCGAACGCTCCAATATCAAAGCCATAATATTG GACATGCTCGTGGCTTCGATGGACACATCATCAACAACGATAGAGTGGGTGCTCTCGGAACTCATGAGGCATCCACATGTAATGAAGAAAGTCCGAAAAGAGCTAGAAGATGTAGTGGGCTTGGAGAGAATGGTTGAGGAATCAGATTTGGAGAAATTGGAGTATTTAGACATTGTAGTGAAGGAAACCCTGAGGCTACATCCAGTGGCACCATTGTTGATCCCTCATGCAGCCATTGAAGATTGCACCGTCAATGGCTTCCACATACCAAAAGCCTCGCGCGTTATCATAAACGTATGGTCAATTGGGAGAGACCCAAGTGCTTGGACAGATGCCGAAAAGTTCATACCAGAAAGGTTTGTGGGTAGTAATATTGATGTTAGGGGAAATCACTTTGAGCTTATTCCATTTGGCTCTGGCAGAAGAAGGTGTCCGGGAATTCAATTACGGCTTACCATGGTCCAATTAATGGTGGCACAACTTGTGCACTGTTTTGATTGGGAGCTTCCAAATAGCATGTTGCCAAATGAGTTGGATATGAGTGAGGAGTTTGGTCTTACGGTTCCAAGGGCCAAGCATCTACTGGCTATTCCTTCCTATCGCCTTCACAAATGA
- the LOC18778792 gene encoding LOW QUALITY PROTEIN: F-box/kelch-repeat protein At3g06240 (The sequence of the model RefSeq protein was modified relative to this genomic sequence to represent the inferred CDS: inserted 3 bases in 2 codons): MGNPNFPSDIIPEILSRLPVKSLCRFRCVSKSWLSLIADPDFVKRQLNKAIESKDIFNQRRRLIFTDESHRSLFSLDLDEFLNHNDAIDNYLDKEYDNLIINIDDNDDVVATELDYVFSELPNNWAFLVFHSNGLLLYQLYYXDLYLVNPATREAYYFDLFGFGFDHSSGDYKVXLEGGIMFSVYTLKTGSWRKIQTRYPYNIPTNVTSCGGLHWLLDRVVVEHRSLIISFDLAEENVQEIPLPLASIDAKDYLVGLLVGAFRDCLCVTMHNEFWIMKEYGVRVSWTKVRISIPYYILRHSGFWKKSHDLLDFRDRLVLCNCNDERFRNLSISGLPKVNEVGIYLESLVSPTQAPTFPLKNHKISCSLNLTTSNPNAKLPNPQPPPSSVFHLLLMGDPDFTSDIILENLSRLPVKLLCRFRCVSKSWRSLMADPDFVKIHLNKAIENEDIFNQRRRLIFTDLSTSATDLHHICKLPSYWVFLLFHSNGLLLCMLHNGGFYLVNPATRESKKLAEILDVGKRWNYVSVYTLKTGSWRMIQRRYPYKFDRMQKGVLLNGALHWLLMDRVGVEHRSSVIISFNLAEENVREIPLPLASIDTRDYIVGAFRDCLCLIHSGADGGMHNEFWIMKEYGVRESWTKIRSPIPYSALRHSGFWKKSHDLLVFRDRLLLCNSNGPRFRNISISGLPEVKEVGIYLESLVYLNNNVD; the protein is encoded by the exons ATGGGTAACCCTAACTTTCCATCCGACATCATACCTGAGATTCTTTCAAGGCTACCAGTGAAGTCACTATGCCGCTTCAGGTGTGTATCAAAGTCATGGCTTTCCTTAATCGCCGACCCTGATTTTGTCAAGAGGCAACTTAACAAAGCTATTGAGAGCAAGGATATTTTCAACCAAAGACGAAGGCTTATATTTACTGATGAGTCACACAGGTCACTTTTCTCTTTGGACCTCGATGAATTTCTCAATCATAATGATGCAATTGATAATTATCTTGATAAAGAATATGATAACCTTATCATTAACATTGACGATAACGATGATGTCGTAGCCACTGAGCTCGACTATGTTTTTAGTGAACTGCCAAATAATTGGGCTTTCTTGGTGTTTCACTCCAATGGCTTGTTGTTGTACCAGTTATATT CGGATTTATATCTGGTTAACCCTGCAACAAGAGAAGCGTATTATTTCGACCTCtttggttttggatttgatCACTCCTCTGGTGATTACAAGGT ATTGGAAGGTGGAATTATGTTCAGTGTCTACACATTGAAAACTGGCTCTTGGCGAAAGATTCAAACGCGATATCCCTACAATATCCCTACAAATGTGACCTCATGCGGAGGCCTTCATTGGTTGTTGGATAGAGTTGTAGTTGAACATCGATCGTTGATTATATCTTTCGATTTAGCAGAGGAGAATGTCCAAGAAATTCCACTACCTCTTGCTTCTATTGATGCTAAAGATTATCTTGTTGGCC TGCTTGTTGGGGCCTTTAGAGATTGCTTATGTGTAACAATGCACAATGAGTTTTGGATCATGAAAGAATATGGCGTGAGGGTGTCTTGGACTAAAGTAAGGATCTCCATCCCATATTATATATTACGACACTCTGGTTTCTGGAAGAAAAGTCATGATCTCTTGGATTTCAGGGACCGATTGGTTTTGTGCAATTGTAATGATGAAAGATTTCGGAATCTTTCAATCTCCGGATTACCCAAAGTTAATGAAGTTGGGATTTACTTGGAGAGCCTTGTTTCGCCTA CCCAAGCTCCAACATTCCCCCTCAAAAACCACAAAATTTCTTGTTCTCTCAACCTCACTACCTCAAACCCTAACGCCAAGCTCCCCAACCCTCAACCCCCACCTTCTTCCGTGTTCCACCTCCTGCTAATGGGTGACCCTGACTTTACATCCGACATCATACTTGAGAATCTTTCCAGGCTACCAGTGAAGTTATTATGCCGCTTCAGGTGTGTATCAAAGTCGTGGCGTTCTTTAATGGCCGACCCTGATTTCGTCAAGATTCACCTTAACAAAGCTATTGAGAATGAGGATATTTTCAACCAAAGACGAAGGCTTATATTTACTGACCTCTCAACCAG TGCCACTGATCTCCACCATATTTGTAAACTGCCAAGTTATTgggttttcttgttgtttcacTCCAATGGCTTATTGTTGTGCATGTTACATAACGGCGGTTTCTATCTGGTTAACCCCGCAACAAGAGAATCCAAGAAACTTGCAGAGATACTAGATGTCGGAAAAAG GTGGAACTATGTCAGTGTCTACACGTTGAAAACTGGCTCTTGGCGAATGATTCAAAGGCGATATCCCTACAAATTTGACCGCATGCAGAAAGGGGTACTTCTGAATGGAGCCCTTCATTGGTTGTTGATGGACAGAGTTGGAGTTGAACATCGGTCATCGGTGATTATATCTTTCAATTTAGCGGAGGAGAATGTCCGAGAAATTCCACTACCACTTGCTTCTATTGATACGAGAGATTATATTGTTGGGGCCTTCAGAGATTGCTTATGTTTAATACATAGTGGTGCTGATGGAGGAATGCACAATGAGTTTTGGATCATGAAAGAATATGGCGTGAGGGAGTCTTGGACTAAAATAAGGAGCCCCATCCCATATTCTGCATTACGACACTCAGGTTTCTGGAAGAAAAGTCATGATCTCTTGGTGTTCAGGGACCGATTGCTTTTGTGCAATTCAAATGGTCCAAGATTTCGGAATATTTCGATCTCCGGATTACCTGAAgttaaagaagttgggatTTACTTGGAGAGCCTTGTTTACCTGAATAATAATGTTGACTGA
- the LOC18780916 gene encoding pentatricopeptide repeat-containing protein At4g39620, chloroplastic: MPLSLSPNSLHPSTLAFAQIFSQNSNLTQPWLPHVLLRKRPVTRISCVSTRPKRKPGTKTEDPDVREVVRMLMRSFSDKEPLLKTLNKYVRIVRTEHCFLLFEELGKSDEWLQCLEVFRWMQKQRWYVADNGVYSKLISVMGKKGQTRMAMWLFSEMRNSGCRPDTSVYNALISAHLNSKDKAKALDKALRYFDKMKGMERCQPNIVTYNILLRAFAQSRNVEKVNSLFKDLDESIASPDIYTYNGVMDAYGKNGNIREMESVLSHMKSNQCKPDIITFNLLIDSYGKKQQFDKMEQVFKSLVRSKEKPTLPTFNSMIINYGKARLKEKAEDVFKKMIDMKYTPSFITYESLIMMYGFCDSVSKAREVFDRLADSGKELKVSTLNAMLDVYCMNGLPVEADKLFVNGNSIGVRPNVSTYKLLYKAYTKANMKELLEKLLKCMDKDGIVPNKRFFLEALGAFFSSPGSPGSVTATTGLSRPQDGTKT; encoded by the exons ATGCCCTTAAGTCTCTCACCGAACTCTCTCCATCCCTCCACATTGGCATTTGCtcaaattttttcacaaaactccaaCCTTACACAGCCATGGCTTCCACACGTGCTTCTTCGGAAGCGACCCGTGACCCGAATTTCCTGCGTTTCGACCCGACCCAAAAGAAAACCGGGAACGAAGACCGAGGACCCGGATGTCCGTGAGGTGGTTCGTATGCTCATGAGGAGCTTCAGTGACAAAGAGCCCTTGTTGAAGACACTCAACAAGTACGTTAGGATTGTTAGAACTGAGCATTGCTTTCTGCTTTTTGAAGAGCTTGGGAAGAGTGACGAGTGGCTTCAGTGCTTAGAG GTGTTCAGATGGATGCAAAAGCAGCGCTGGTATGTTGCTGATAATGGCGTCTATTCGAAACTGATTTCGGTTATGGGAAAGAAAGGCCAAACTCGGATGGCCATGTGGCTTTTCTCTGAGATGCGTAATAGTGGGTGTCGGCCTGATACTTCTGTTTACAATGCACTCATCTCAGCCCACCTCAACAGCAAGGACAAAGCAAAGGCTTTGGACAAAGCTCTCAGATACTTTGACAAGATGAAGGGGATGGAACGGTGCCAACCCAACATTGTGACATATAATATTCTTTTGAGAGCTTTTGCACAATCTCGAAATGTAGAGAAAGTTAACTCTTTGTTTAAGGATCTTGATGAGAGCATTGCTTCCCCTGACATCTACACGTATAATGGTGTAATGGATGCATATGGGAAAAATGGGAATATCAGAGAAATGGAATCTGTTCTTTCTCACATGAAAAGTAATCAGTGCAAGCCTGACATCATCACCTTCAATTTGCTGATTGATTCATATGGGAAGAAACAACAATTTGATAAGATGGAACAGGTATTTAAGAGCTTAGTTCGTTCCAAGGAGAAACCAACACTTCCTACATTTAATTCAATGATCATAAATTACGGTAAGGCTAGGCTTAAGGAGAAAGCAGAAGATGTGTTCAAGAAGATGATTGACATGAAATACACACCGAGCTTCATAACCTATGAGAGCCTTATCATGATGTATGGGTTCTGTGATAGTGTTTCAAAAGCTAGGGAGGTATTTGACAGGTTGGCTGACTCTGGAAAGGAGCTAAAAGTGTCAACGCTTAATGCGATGCTTGATGTCTACTGCATGAATGGTTTGCCCGTGGAAGCTGATAAGCTTTTTGTGAACGGAAATAGTATTGGGGTGCGCCCAAATGTATCAACATATAAACTTCTTTATAAGGCGTACACTAAAGCCAACATGAAGGAGCTTCTAGAGAAACTGCTGAAGTGCATGGACAAAGATGGTATTGTCCCTAATAAGAGGTTCTTTCTAGAGGCTCTGGGAGCATTTTTCTCTTCACCAGGGAGTCCAGGGTCCGTGACTGCGACCACTGGTTTGAGCAGGCCACAGGATGGAACAAAAACTTAG